In Vibrio pelagius, a single window of DNA contains:
- a CDS encoding DUF1800 domain-containing protein → MLKRSLLKLSVCFLSLSILSACGGGEGDSTTPNSLTQEQRYDLLYRSTFGPEPDSYQELANLGYSAWLDQQFSMSPTLHSTRLQQYTLAENADTYSQSDRVAVWWDVSLNAPDQLRQRVAFALSELFVISRYGASLGGRAVEMTDYYDMLITHAFGNYRDLIESVTLHAAMGDYLSMMANQKADPDNNRFPDENYAREVMQLFSIGLYELNQDGTDKLDSQGQLIPTYSQDDIENLARVFTGWHIAEKTKPWWGSKEGNWLVPMVAYPDYHDDEQKVVMGNVFAQGQTPEQDMAQAMDMLLNHPNTAPLISKHLIQRLVTSNPSPAYVARISALFADNGSGVRGDLKAVIRGILTDSEAVSGGDRTPVKMKEPLIAMTNFFRAFEAKSADPTGRFHNSINTFGAYGQSPLGSPSVFNFFSPDYAPNGEIAAANDVAPEFEILSWNNFILTNNQLWAATGRTNYEGETNPSRIVINTAPLEAIANDHEALIAEIERRLLSERMSDELREIVLEALEELRDTQQSLKVRNAIYIAVTSQEFHIEELAQ, encoded by the coding sequence ATGTTAAAGCGTTCTCTATTAAAACTGAGCGTCTGTTTTCTTAGTCTCTCAATACTCTCAGCGTGCGGTGGAGGCGAGGGAGATTCAACTACACCCAACTCTCTAACACAAGAACAGCGTTACGACCTTCTGTATCGCTCGACATTTGGCCCAGAGCCAGACTCTTATCAAGAACTAGCGAATCTAGGCTATTCCGCATGGTTAGATCAGCAATTTTCTATGTCGCCAACGTTGCACTCAACTCGTTTGCAACAATACACGTTGGCAGAGAACGCAGACACTTACAGCCAATCTGATCGCGTGGCGGTTTGGTGGGATGTTAGCCTGAATGCGCCCGACCAACTTCGCCAGCGTGTCGCCTTCGCGTTGAGTGAACTGTTCGTGATCTCAAGGTATGGTGCGAGCCTAGGTGGTCGCGCAGTCGAGATGACCGATTACTACGATATGCTTATCACCCATGCGTTTGGCAACTATCGTGATCTTATAGAATCGGTAACGCTGCATGCTGCAATGGGTGATTACCTATCCATGATGGCAAACCAAAAAGCGGATCCAGACAATAATCGTTTTCCAGATGAGAACTATGCACGTGAAGTGATGCAGCTGTTTAGCATCGGTCTGTATGAGTTAAACCAAGATGGTACGGATAAGCTAGATAGCCAAGGGCAACTGATCCCAACTTATTCGCAGGATGATATTGAAAATCTTGCGCGAGTATTTACAGGCTGGCACATCGCTGAAAAAACCAAACCGTGGTGGGGATCGAAAGAGGGAAATTGGCTTGTCCCAATGGTGGCGTATCCTGACTACCATGATGATGAGCAAAAAGTCGTGATGGGCAATGTGTTTGCTCAAGGTCAGACGCCAGAGCAAGACATGGCGCAAGCAATGGATATGTTACTCAACCACCCCAACACCGCGCCATTAATCAGTAAACATCTTATTCAAAGATTGGTCACGTCGAACCCTTCTCCTGCTTATGTCGCTAGAATTAGTGCATTGTTTGCGGATAATGGTTCAGGTGTGAGGGGCGACTTGAAAGCCGTGATTCGTGGCATATTAACCGATAGCGAAGCAGTGAGCGGTGGTGACCGAACACCGGTTAAAATGAAAGAACCCTTGATCGCGATGACTAATTTTTTCCGCGCATTTGAGGCTAAGTCGGCTGATCCTACAGGACGATTCCATAACTCCATCAATACATTTGGTGCATACGGACAGTCACCACTGGGCTCACCAAGTGTGTTCAACTTTTTCTCTCCGGACTACGCGCCAAATGGTGAAATAGCAGCGGCTAACGACGTAGCGCCTGAGTTTGAAATATTGAGTTGGAATAATTTCATTTTGACTAACAACCAACTTTGGGCAGCAACCGGCAGAACAAACTATGAGGGAGAGACTAATCCCTCTCGTATTGTGATCAATACAGCGCCGTTAGAAGCTATCGCCAATGATCACGAAGCTCTAATTGCAGAAATTGAAAGACGCTTACTCTCTGAAAGAATGAGTGATGAACTTAGGGAAATAGTATTAGAAGCATTAGAAGAGCTTCGAGATACACAACAGAGTTTAAAGGTTCGTAATGCCATCTATATCGCAGTAACGAGCCAAGAGTTTCACATTGAGGAGCTAGCCCAATGA
- a CDS encoding LysR family transcriptional regulator, which produces MDSFEGINEFVTVAESKGFSAAAKQLGCSTSHVSRQVTRLEERLGVALLARSTRMVSLTDAGQAYYQQCKELVIGLQQANETLTTQQTQLSGVLRVSAAGAFSENHVAPALMEFAKQHPNLTVEINFNTSMVNFIEDGFDFAIRYGRLSDSGLIARKLVDRPMAAAASQSYIDEHGLPTHPEQLKHHSCIIANKDVWLFEKDGQPLDGVKVHGRWKSNNAHTVLQACTEGLGIAYLPKSSFNDAISSGRLVPILEPYWGSGNSSWIVYQNRHFLPLRARLAIDFLLEYFAGWQE; this is translated from the coding sequence ATGGATAGTTTCGAAGGCATTAACGAGTTTGTTACGGTTGCGGAGAGCAAAGGGTTTTCTGCCGCGGCAAAACAGTTGGGATGCAGCACCAGTCACGTGAGTCGCCAAGTCACGAGATTAGAAGAGCGGTTAGGTGTCGCTTTGTTAGCACGTTCAACGAGAATGGTGAGTTTGACTGATGCAGGTCAGGCGTATTATCAACAATGCAAGGAGCTAGTGATTGGGCTTCAGCAAGCGAATGAGACGTTAACGACGCAGCAGACTCAATTGAGTGGCGTACTAAGAGTCAGTGCTGCTGGTGCATTTTCTGAAAACCACGTTGCCCCCGCTTTGATGGAGTTCGCTAAGCAACACCCCAATCTCACGGTAGAGATTAACTTCAACACCAGCATGGTTAACTTTATTGAAGACGGCTTTGATTTTGCGATTCGTTACGGAAGGCTCAGTGATTCCGGCTTAATTGCAAGAAAGCTGGTGGACCGTCCAATGGCAGCGGCTGCAAGTCAGAGTTATATTGACGAACATGGCTTACCAACGCACCCGGAGCAGCTTAAACATCACAGCTGCATCATCGCAAACAAAGACGTTTGGCTGTTTGAGAAAGACGGACAGCCGTTAGATGGAGTGAAGGTACATGGTCGATGGAAAAGCAATAATGCCCACACGGTTCTGCAAGCCTGTACCGAAGGCTTAGGTATTGCCTATTTGCCAAAGAGTAGCTTTAACGATGCTATTTCTTCTGGGCGTTTAGTGCCGATACTTGAACCCTATTGGGGCAGTGGCAATAGTAGCTGGATTGTGTACCAAAACCGACATTTCCTGCCATTAAGAGCGAGGTTGGCTATTGATTTCTTACTCGAATACTTCGCTGGTTGGCAGGAGTAA
- a CDS encoding helix-turn-helix transcriptional regulator → MRWIETEEKYQMVSEQFTEADPLLEGNVDTCKVKESFSLHWGTTTELKDHQVISTARKALILIILTNGKLDFSYDDLNFKMDSKDGYQGLVVNLAKPATFRRTVQKGNKVAKLKVLIPQEWIAERVEEGSRVDEFISQHLSNFDLYSNEHLRSTIDKIIELHNGNETFKKIKLEALTQNLVLEVFEQLTNSDIPVKSVLLEAPTITTENTKRSIDDLINHIEDNLDSDLSVKALAEYTYTSESNLRRKFKEVIGCSLKSYIRRRRLEVARKHLEQGLASITEVAYYAGYRHPSNFTNAYKKAFGYPPADTVNKRVLR, encoded by the coding sequence GTGCGTTGGATCGAGACCGAAGAGAAGTACCAAATGGTGTCTGAACAATTCACCGAGGCAGATCCACTTCTTGAAGGGAATGTGGATACGTGCAAGGTCAAAGAGAGCTTCTCTCTTCATTGGGGAACGACAACTGAGCTTAAAGATCATCAAGTCATATCCACAGCACGTAAGGCTTTGATCCTAATAATCTTAACGAATGGTAAACTTGATTTTAGTTACGATGATTTGAACTTTAAGATGGACTCTAAAGATGGCTATCAAGGCCTAGTTGTTAATTTGGCCAAGCCTGCCACTTTTAGACGTACTGTTCAAAAGGGGAATAAGGTGGCTAAGTTGAAAGTCCTGATCCCTCAGGAGTGGATTGCGGAGCGAGTAGAAGAAGGCAGTCGAGTAGACGAATTTATCTCGCAACACTTATCTAACTTTGACCTGTATTCCAATGAGCACTTACGTTCAACGATCGATAAGATTATTGAGTTACACAACGGAAACGAAACATTTAAGAAAATTAAGTTGGAGGCGCTGACTCAAAACTTGGTTTTAGAGGTGTTTGAACAGCTCACGAACAGCGATATACCTGTGAAGTCTGTTTTGTTAGAAGCCCCGACAATCACAACGGAGAACACCAAGAGATCGATTGATGATCTTATTAACCACATTGAAGACAACCTCGATAGCGACCTTTCTGTTAAGGCGTTAGCGGAGTATACATACACAAGTGAGTCCAACCTCAGACGCAAGTTCAAAGAAGTGATTGGTTGTAGTCTAAAAAGTTACATACGTCGCCGACGCTTGGAGGTTGCTCGTAAGCACCTAGAACAAGGTTTAGCGTCAATAACGGAAGTCGCTTACTACGCGGGTTATCGCCACCCTTCGAACTTTACGAATGCCTACAAGAAAGCCTTCGGTTATCCGCCTGCAGACACTGTGAACAAACGAGTCCTGAGATAA
- a CDS encoding TonB-dependent receptor domain-containing protein, with protein sequence MEHIKTKKHQLAVAVALAVFTSLPSVASESAQHTETMVVTANQYETSIKNAPASISVITREDIDKLPATDISTALESVAGVHVAKTTGAEPRIIIRGLQNQNSSNGNYTLFLINGRRISSSETVIRGASFDLSSIPMSAIEQIEVVRGPMSSLYGSEAIGGVVNVILKKASTETHVSGSLSYSMPEDNNANALLPNAGGELKTGNTFVSGSIIPDVLTYTATVDISDQEAWFPDNAGENFSPQTEQKRNVFRGSLNWFVTDRDDIYLDVSYSKDERVENSYFSSRNLLATSYYDGKKLTSTLGHVRSWDWGESDTSYFYETAQVNENNFHPLVDEAELNQDNHTVDSRFVVDHFDSQILSLGAQVSYTSVENQRDYSSSRSVTQSAVYLQDEYFVTDDFAATLSGRLTHNNQFGNDFSPRVYFVYNGINNVTLKGGYGEGFKSPTLFQSSEDFSLVSCGGRCTLVGNPDLKPQTSKTYELSAMYSGVDGYVQATGFFNDVKNLIDRDLTPFFDGTSTIIQYENVDKVETKGVELEGSYEFSTSWSFTANATYTDAVNKVDDKDIAYTPEWLANANLNWLATRDLSFFTGLNYTGKQKDGSDNNLDAYTVVSLGGAYALNENFTFRAGVTNLTDERLDQSTQNYEETEMGRTYYVKVDFDF encoded by the coding sequence ATGGAACATATAAAAACAAAGAAACATCAATTAGCAGTGGCCGTCGCTTTGGCGGTCTTCACCTCGTTACCTTCAGTGGCAAGTGAATCGGCACAACACACAGAGACTATGGTGGTAACAGCCAACCAATACGAAACATCGATAAAAAACGCACCGGCATCCATTTCAGTGATCACGCGTGAAGATATCGACAAACTGCCTGCTACCGACATATCGACAGCACTAGAGAGCGTGGCAGGTGTGCACGTTGCTAAGACAACAGGTGCTGAGCCAAGAATTATTATCCGTGGTCTGCAGAATCAAAATTCATCTAACGGTAACTACACTCTGTTTTTGATCAACGGACGTCGAATCAGCTCGAGTGAAACCGTGATCCGTGGTGCTTCATTCGATCTATCAAGTATTCCAATGAGCGCTATTGAACAGATCGAAGTGGTAAGAGGGCCAATGTCTTCGCTCTACGGTAGTGAAGCGATTGGGGGTGTGGTCAACGTAATCCTGAAAAAAGCGTCAACAGAAACCCATGTTTCAGGCAGCCTGAGTTACAGTATGCCAGAAGACAACAACGCCAATGCACTGTTGCCCAATGCTGGCGGCGAATTAAAGACAGGGAATACATTTGTTAGCGGCTCAATCATTCCTGATGTACTAACCTACACCGCGACCGTAGACATCAGTGATCAAGAAGCGTGGTTCCCAGATAATGCAGGCGAGAACTTTTCCCCTCAGACAGAGCAGAAAAGAAACGTGTTCCGAGGCTCTTTAAACTGGTTTGTCACCGACAGGGACGACATCTACCTTGATGTGTCCTATTCAAAAGATGAACGTGTGGAGAACAGCTACTTTAGCAGTAGAAATTTATTAGCAACGAGTTATTACGATGGCAAAAAGCTGACCAGTACTTTAGGCCATGTGCGCAGTTGGGATTGGGGCGAATCGGATACCAGTTACTTCTATGAAACAGCACAAGTGAACGAAAACAACTTCCACCCATTGGTTGATGAAGCTGAACTGAACCAAGACAACCACACCGTAGATTCAAGATTTGTGGTCGACCATTTTGACAGCCAGATTCTATCGCTCGGTGCCCAGGTCTCTTACACTAGCGTCGAGAACCAACGTGACTATTCGAGCTCACGCTCAGTGACGCAAAGTGCCGTCTATCTTCAAGATGAGTATTTCGTGACGGATGATTTCGCAGCAACATTAAGCGGACGTCTCACGCACAACAACCAGTTTGGCAATGACTTCAGCCCACGTGTCTACTTTGTTTACAACGGTATTAATAACGTAACCTTAAAAGGTGGTTACGGTGAAGGCTTTAAGTCACCAACCCTGTTCCAATCGTCGGAAGATTTCTCTCTGGTAAGCTGTGGTGGACGATGCACACTTGTTGGTAATCCCGATCTGAAGCCACAAACATCGAAAACATACGAGTTATCTGCCATGTACTCTGGCGTCGATGGTTATGTGCAAGCTACAGGTTTCTTCAATGATGTTAAGAACTTGATTGACCGTGACTTAACACCTTTCTTCGATGGAACATCGACCATCATTCAATACGAAAACGTAGACAAAGTTGAAACAAAAGGTGTTGAACTTGAGGGTAGCTATGAGTTCTCTACAAGCTGGTCATTTACAGCCAATGCAACCTACACCGATGCTGTTAACAAAGTAGATGATAAAGACATCGCTTACACTCCAGAATGGTTGGCAAACGCAAATCTAAACTGGCTGGCAACACGTGATTTATCTTTCTTTACTGGTCTTAACTACACCGGTAAGCAAAAAGATGGTAGCGACAATAACCTCGACGCCTACACGGTTGTTTCATTAGGTGGTGCATATGCGCTTAATGAGAACTTCACATTCCGTGCAGGCGTAACTAACCTGACGGATGAACGTTTAGACCAATCGACACAAAACTACGAAGAGACAGAGATGGGCCGAACATACTATGTAAAAGTCGATTTCGACTTCTAA
- a CDS encoding porin family protein — MKSMTIIALCAACFSASTYANTFTDLFDGVTIGAGYASDSAEGSTLGGYSVYSQGTLFPSLKDYLFTDFRYTTTSKEDYWLDPSSNLIKQDVDLNRYQASLGLGYPFQVSESVVLKPYATAGWSWDKVEYSDAGSGANQKDNSFMSSAGIQGEFGKHFVTGIGYSKETSGFKLGQWTFDVGYRF, encoded by the coding sequence ATGAAAAGTATGACAATCATTGCTTTGTGCGCAGCTTGTTTTTCCGCATCAACATACGCAAATACCTTCACTGACTTGTTCGACGGTGTGACAATCGGAGCCGGTTATGCTTCCGATTCTGCTGAAGGGTCTACACTTGGAGGTTACTCTGTTTATTCTCAAGGCACTTTGTTCCCTTCTTTAAAAGACTATTTGTTTACAGACTTTCGATATACAACGACTAGTAAAGAGGATTATTGGCTTGATCCTTCGAGCAATTTAATCAAGCAAGATGTTGATTTGAATCGATATCAGGCTTCCCTTGGTCTGGGTTACCCGTTCCAAGTATCTGAGTCTGTGGTTCTCAAACCGTACGCGACTGCAGGTTGGTCTTGGGATAAAGTGGAATACTCAGACGCTGGTAGTGGTGCTAATCAAAAAGACAATAGCTTTATGTCAAGTGCCGGCATTCAAGGCGAGTTTGGCAAACACTTTGTTACCGGAATCGGGTATTCAAAAGAAACGAGTGGCTTTAAATTAGGACAATGGACATTTGATGTCGGCTACCGCTTTTAA
- a CDS encoding alpha/beta hydrolase-fold protein, whose protein sequence is MKWLFLSIALITQLPSALAMSVDANKAQNIKFDSQTELILKVDKPGYYRGYIRSEGFMDQVIAFNSSGDPIKKLLNDHSRETEIFWYVDEADTYQIEVTTDSNEPVNVEMQLNPMALKSDQYLSPDLPIISSTLSQTAQDIKGGVKDAEKKFWQIIESQGAPLVEYQTPNKAIVTFLYRGNVNNVRLLGAPYGGHAQMSQIKGSDIWFRSFEVPDTTRLSYRIAPNVPQLRDDINREQRKAVLATAAPDPLNLNPTFGADTGLFGSASTLTLDYAPTDKVATEQEQPKGLVRHLSYRDSMSNEERKISIYEPNKVYPLDRTSPLLILFDGDAYLDKVPTPLVMDNLIADKAIPPMRVVFVNPPRPSLRGKELTPNETFANMLANELMPWLCDTQSICPTAENTVLSGSSYGGLASTYIALEHPERFGKVLSQSGSFWWKPRDAKQQLLKQQSWMSELAATKRKMDIQFYLNAGVFETEPKNASIYQTNRNLFNTLKQKGYSVTFKSVASGHDYYSWRVMLADGLTTLFNK, encoded by the coding sequence ATGAAATGGCTTTTTCTCTCTATTGCTTTAATCACTCAGCTACCCAGTGCTCTAGCAATGAGCGTTGATGCAAACAAAGCTCAAAACATCAAGTTCGACTCTCAAACGGAACTGATTTTAAAGGTCGATAAACCCGGATATTACCGTGGCTACATTCGCAGCGAAGGGTTTATGGACCAAGTGATTGCATTTAACTCTTCTGGCGACCCAATCAAAAAGCTACTTAACGACCACTCTCGTGAAACGGAGATATTTTGGTACGTGGATGAAGCTGATACCTATCAAATCGAAGTAACTACGGACAGCAACGAACCAGTCAACGTCGAGATGCAACTCAACCCGATGGCGCTAAAAAGCGATCAGTATCTATCTCCCGATCTACCAATAATTAGTTCAACTCTCTCTCAAACCGCTCAAGATATAAAAGGTGGTGTAAAAGATGCCGAAAAAAAATTTTGGCAAATCATTGAATCGCAAGGCGCACCGTTAGTTGAATACCAAACACCCAACAAAGCTATCGTGACCTTTTTATATAGAGGTAACGTTAACAATGTGCGCTTGTTAGGTGCTCCTTATGGCGGCCACGCTCAGATGAGTCAAATTAAAGGTAGTGACATTTGGTTTCGTTCATTTGAAGTACCAGACACGACACGCCTTTCATACCGAATTGCGCCCAATGTGCCGCAACTGCGAGATGACATTAATCGCGAACAGAGAAAAGCAGTGCTAGCGACAGCAGCACCCGACCCACTAAACCTGAACCCAACTTTTGGAGCAGACACAGGTCTCTTTGGTTCGGCTTCAACGTTAACGCTGGATTATGCGCCTACAGATAAGGTCGCAACGGAACAAGAGCAACCTAAAGGGCTGGTTCGCCACCTTTCTTACCGTGACTCAATGAGTAACGAAGAGAGAAAGATCAGTATCTATGAGCCTAATAAAGTGTACCCATTAGATAGGACTTCACCTCTACTGATTCTCTTCGATGGTGATGCCTACCTAGATAAAGTACCAACTCCGCTTGTAATGGATAACTTGATTGCCGACAAAGCCATTCCACCAATGAGAGTCGTGTTTGTTAACCCACCAAGGCCAAGTTTGCGGGGTAAGGAACTCACTCCCAATGAGACGTTCGCCAACATGTTGGCAAATGAGCTGATGCCGTGGCTTTGTGACACGCAGTCTATATGCCCAACCGCAGAGAACACGGTGTTGTCTGGCTCGAGTTATGGCGGCTTAGCATCGACTTATATTGCTTTGGAGCACCCAGAACGTTTTGGCAAGGTTCTGAGTCAATCTGGTTCATTTTGGTGGAAACCACGAGACGCCAAACAGCAGTTACTCAAGCAACAGAGTTGGATGAGTGAGCTTGCCGCAACCAAAAGAAAAATGGACATTCAATTCTACCTCAACGCCGGTGTATTTGAGACAGAGCCAAAGAACGCAAGTATTTATCAAACCAACAGAAACCTATTCAACACCTTAAAACAAAAGGGCTATTCCGTGACGTTCAAAAGCGTCGCGAGTGGACATGACTACTATAGCTGGCGCGTGATGCTGGCCGATGGACTAACAACGTTATTTAATAAATAA
- a CDS encoding type 1 glutamine amidotransferase domain-containing protein, producing MKKVLIIVTNHATLGETDQANGTYAPELTHALSELLDAGFDYDIASIKGGQAPLYGTDIEGDAVNAKILADDDFQNRVNNTIPVSQINGNNYDAIFYPGGFGLLSDLANNEDFAKISAKHYEDGGIVAAVCHGPGALLPITLSNGEKLLASKSVTGFTREEEIDFGTINDIPFLLEESLARGAARYSKVQPWQELIIVDDRVITGQNPTSAHGVGKAIVDLLK from the coding sequence ATGAAGAAAGTACTGATTATCGTTACAAACCACGCAACACTAGGTGAAACTGACCAAGCCAACGGAACTTACGCACCAGAGCTAACGCATGCCTTGAGCGAATTATTGGATGCCGGCTTTGATTACGACATAGCTTCTATCAAAGGTGGTCAAGCTCCTCTATACGGAACAGATATCGAAGGCGATGCAGTAAACGCAAAAATATTGGCGGATGATGATTTCCAAAACCGTGTGAACAACACAATTCCTGTATCGCAAATCAATGGAAATAACTACGATGCGATCTTCTACCCAGGCGGCTTTGGTCTGCTTTCAGATCTAGCAAACAACGAAGACTTCGCTAAGATTTCGGCAAAGCACTATGAAGATGGCGGTATTGTCGCAGCAGTTTGTCATGGCCCGGGTGCCCTACTACCAATTACGCTGAGCAATGGTGAGAAGCTGCTTGCATCTAAATCAGTGACTGGTTTTACTCGCGAAGAAGAGATTGACTTTGGCACCATCAACGACATCCCATTCTTATTGGAAGAGTCTTTGGCTCGTGGCGCAGCGCGTTACTCGAAAGTGCAGCCATGGCAAGAGCTTATCATCGTTGATGACCGCGTCATCACAGGTCAAAACCCGACGAGCGCTCATGGTGTAGGCAAAGCTATCGTTGATCTTCTGAAGTAA
- a CDS encoding SgrR family transcriptional regulator: MYEAISAIHLQRLRQLEDAFGLGDIETSIAELSEVLFCSTRNVTKVMKKLHALGLINWVAGRGRGIKSHFSIVVKFEELLTLQVLSKVQAGSLNDAYQFAETFHYQGWFRKNLPKWLETYSESNENSDQVIFIVPHALERCHPVDLFDIHSGLYATVLFDTLINFDPLTDSFTPHLAHQFQKTDFGFAFRIRPNVHFHNGVLLTPQLVREHFLKLKDYNDLYRQLLASIESIEVNRQWVEIRMRYDDPMLLHLLSDVHFSVILNNEIEEGFPIGTGSYSWDTRNESSWSLVKNERYFGVHGILSRADFWRLDSAEAQLNPYVIRYESINTPKSFSSEDIPINGCNALCFHQRLPKNMRKVLVYLFKHKIKRAPNTSKNPCTTLIGYGEALELKALTPLSDEQIVESLEFTTLRYFVEDSGVLHSALEHLNHLGIETIPVNSIEAADFWVGDYSFGNNVTLGQYYWLLCSDYAQLMLPVTTIQRWRNQMLLSQSLPDFFYQLEQHCIDEYRVLPLWRKSTRYNCHSSIRGHRPNNFGLFNLAEIWLDKR; the protein is encoded by the coding sequence ATGTATGAGGCGATCAGTGCGATCCATCTGCAAAGATTGAGGCAATTGGAAGATGCTTTCGGGCTGGGGGACATAGAAACGAGTATTGCCGAGCTTTCTGAGGTGTTGTTTTGTTCAACTCGAAATGTGACCAAAGTGATGAAGAAACTGCATGCGCTTGGTTTGATTAATTGGGTGGCAGGTCGAGGGAGGGGGATTAAGTCACACTTCTCAATTGTCGTGAAATTCGAAGAGCTGTTGACTCTTCAGGTTCTATCAAAAGTTCAGGCTGGTAGTTTGAATGACGCCTACCAGTTCGCAGAAACGTTCCACTATCAAGGATGGTTTAGGAAAAATTTGCCTAAGTGGCTTGAGACCTATTCAGAAAGTAACGAAAATTCCGATCAAGTCATCTTTATTGTCCCTCATGCGTTAGAACGTTGTCATCCAGTCGATCTGTTTGACATACATTCAGGTCTATACGCCACGGTATTGTTTGATACTTTAATTAATTTTGACCCTTTGACTGATTCCTTTACGCCTCACCTAGCGCATCAATTCCAAAAGACTGATTTTGGTTTTGCCTTTCGGATTCGTCCCAACGTGCATTTCCACAATGGCGTCTTACTTACTCCCCAATTAGTTCGAGAACATTTTCTTAAGTTGAAAGACTACAACGATCTTTATCGTCAACTACTCGCATCAATTGAAAGTATTGAAGTTAATAGGCAGTGGGTGGAGATACGAATGCGCTATGACGATCCTATGTTGCTGCATTTGTTATCTGATGTGCACTTTTCGGTGATTTTAAACAACGAGATTGAAGAGGGTTTTCCTATCGGTACAGGAAGTTATAGTTGGGATACCCGTAATGAGTCATCTTGGTCACTCGTTAAAAATGAACGTTATTTTGGAGTCCACGGTATTTTAAGCCGTGCCGATTTTTGGCGTCTTGATTCGGCGGAGGCGCAACTTAATCCTTATGTAATTCGATATGAGAGCATTAATACGCCAAAGTCTTTTAGCAGTGAAGACATCCCAATCAACGGATGTAATGCATTATGTTTCCACCAACGACTACCCAAAAACATGCGTAAGGTTTTAGTTTATCTATTTAAGCACAAGATTAAACGCGCCCCCAATACATCTAAAAATCCATGCACTACCTTAATCGGATATGGCGAAGCGTTGGAGTTAAAAGCTTTAACTCCATTGAGCGACGAGCAAATTGTAGAGAGTTTGGAGTTCACGACACTGCGTTACTTTGTTGAGGACTCAGGAGTGTTGCATTCAGCTTTAGAACACCTTAATCATCTTGGGATAGAGACCATTCCTGTAAATAGCATTGAAGCTGCCGATTTTTGGGTTGGAGATTACTCGTTTGGGAACAACGTTACTCTTGGTCAGTATTACTGGCTACTCTGTAGCGATTACGCTCAATTAATGCTGCCTGTAACGACCATTCAGCGTTGGAGAAACCAAATGTTACTGAGTCAGTCATTGCCTGATTTCTTTTATCAATTGGAGCAACACTGTATCGATGAGTATCGGGTACTGCCACTGTGGCGTAAGTCGACACGTTATAATTGTCACTCTTCAATAAGAGGGCATCGACCAAATAACTTCGGTTTATTTAACTTAGCGGAGATTTGGTTAGATAAGCGTTAG